In Temnothorax longispinosus isolate EJ_2023e chromosome 2, Tlon_JGU_v1, whole genome shotgun sequence, one DNA window encodes the following:
- the Tpnci gene encoding troponin C type I isoform X2 has product MADELPPEQIAVLRKAFDSFDSGKTGSIPTDMVADILRLMGQPFNKKILDELIDEVDADKSGRLEFDEFVTLAAKFIVEEDAEALEKELREAFRLYDKEGNGYIPTTCLREILRELDDQLTNEELDMMIEEIDSDGSGTVDFDEFMEMMTGE; this is encoded by the exons ATG GCTGACGAGCTGCCGCCGGAACAAATTGCCG TTCTGCGCAAAGCTTTCGATAGCTTCGATAGTGGCAAAACCGGCAGCATTCCCACTGACATGGTAGCCGATATTCTTCGGCTAATGGGGCAACCGTTCAACAAGAAGATCTTGGACGAGCTCATCGACGAAGTCGACGCCGATA AATCTGGACGGCTCGAGTTTGACGAATTCGTCACGTTGGCGGCGAAATTTATTGTTGAGGAAGACGCGGAGGCGCTGGAAAAGGAGCTACGGGAAGCCTTCAGGCTCTATGACAAGGAAG GTAACGGCTACATCCCAACGACATGCTTACGtgaaattttaagagaattgGACGATCAATTGACGAACGAGGAATTGGACATGATGATCGAGGAAATCGATTCTGATGGTTCTGGTACAGTTGATTTTGACG aGTTTATGGAGATGATGACCGGTGAATAA
- the Tpnci gene encoding troponin C type I isoform X1 — MVCSIDDIADELPPEQIAVLRKAFDSFDSGKTGSIPTDMVADILRLMGQPFNKKILDELIDEVDADKSGRLEFDEFVTLAAKFIVEEDAEALEKELREAFRLYDKEGNGYIPTTCLREILRELDDQLTNEELDMMIEEIDSDGSGTVDFDEFMEMMTGE; from the exons ATGGTATGTTCTATCGATGATATT GCTGACGAGCTGCCGCCGGAACAAATTGCCG TTCTGCGCAAAGCTTTCGATAGCTTCGATAGTGGCAAAACCGGCAGCATTCCCACTGACATGGTAGCCGATATTCTTCGGCTAATGGGGCAACCGTTCAACAAGAAGATCTTGGACGAGCTCATCGACGAAGTCGACGCCGATA AATCTGGACGGCTCGAGTTTGACGAATTCGTCACGTTGGCGGCGAAATTTATTGTTGAGGAAGACGCGGAGGCGCTGGAAAAGGAGCTACGGGAAGCCTTCAGGCTCTATGACAAGGAAG GTAACGGCTACATCCCAACGACATGCTTACGtgaaattttaagagaattgGACGATCAATTGACGAACGAGGAATTGGACATGATGATCGAGGAAATCGATTCTGATGGTTCTGGTACAGTTGATTTTGACG aGTTTATGGAGATGATGACCGGTGAATAA
- the Tup gene encoding insulin gene enhancer protein ISL-1 isoform X2 — protein sequence MQRVGAAGGPGPIGFQGPPRSLKISPVNIQDEPADPTQKGKSSHCVGCGGRIHDQWILRVAPNLEWHAACLKCAECQQFLDEKCTCFVRDGKTYCKRDYVRLFGTKCDKCSQCFSKNDYVMRAKTKIYHVECFRCSACMRRLETGDEFALRQDGLFCRHDHDALEGGKHCTGVVGIPGSENNNNASLTNNNHHLHPNDGSMSDSGSESGSHKAGVGGVRGSGGHKSGGGSDGKPTRVRTVLNEKQLHTLRTCYAANPRPDALMKEQLVEMTGLSPRVIRVWFQNKRCKDKKKTIAMKAQMQEKDGRKLGFGGMHGIPMVASSPVRHESPIGMTPLEVQAYQPPWKALSEFALHTDLERLDPNAPSFHHLVSQMHGYDLHGGPPQLAPPPGMLGGPMSDGGGGPLPPPGPHHPGGGPDMGQHPDSTDSYVTYVESDSDSFHHDTGSP from the exons AAGGCAAAAGCTCGCACTGCGTTGGCTGCGGCGGTCGAATTCACGACCAGTGGATCCTGAGGGTAGCGCCTAATCTGGAATGGCACGCGGCTTGTTTAAAGTGTGCCGAGTGTCAACAGTTTCTGGACGAGAAATGCACCTGTTTCGTGCGGGACGGCAAAACTTACTGCAAGCGTGATTACGTTAG GTTGTTCGGCACGAAGTGCGACAAGTGTAGCCAGTGTTTTAGCAAAAATGACTATGTGATGAGAGCGAAAACTAAGATCTATCATGTGGAGTGCTTTCGTTGTTCCGCATGCATGAGGCGGCTCGAGACCGGCGACGAGTTCGCTCTGAGGCAGGACGGCCTCTTCTGTCGGCACGATCACGATGCCCTCGAGGGCGGAAAGCACTGCACCGGAGTTGTCGGTATACCCGGAAGCGAGAATAACAATAACGCCTCCCTGACGAACAACAATCATCATCTACACCCGAACGACGGCTCGATGTCAG ATTCCGGATCCGAGAGCGGATCGCATAAGGCGGGCGTCGGTGGCGTTCGCGGTTCCGGTGGCCACAAAAGTGGCGGCGGTTCCGACGGAAAGCCGACGAGGGTACGCACGGTTCTCAACGAGAAGCAGTTGCACACCCTCAGAACCTGCTACGCGGCGAATCCCCGCCCGGACGCCCTAATGAAGGAACAGCTCGTCGAAATGACGGGGCTGAGTCCACGCGTGATCAGGGTGTGGTTCCAGAACAAGAGGTGCAAAGACAAGAAGAAGACGATCGCCATGAAGGCGCAAATGCAGGAGAAG GACGGTCGTAAATTGGGCTTCGGCGGCATGCATGGCATACCCATGGTTGCCAGCAGCCCCGTGAGACACGAGAGCCCTATCGGCATGACGCCTCTGGAAGTTCAGGCTTATCAACCACCGTGGAAGGCGCTTTCGGAGTTTGCGCTTCATACGGACTTGGAACGGCTGGATCCCAACGCGCCGTCGTTCCACCATTTGGTGTCCCAG ATGCACGGCTACGACTTGCACGGAGGACCACCGCAATTGGCACCCCCGCCGGGGATGCTCGGCGGACCGATGAGCGACGGTGGGGGCGGGCCGTTACCGCCCCCGGGGCCTCATCATCCGGGTGGCGGACCGGACATGGGCCAGCATCCCGACAGCACCGACAGCTACGTGACCTACGTCGAGAGTGACAGTGACTCGTTTCACCACGATACGGGAAGTCCATAG
- the LOC139808126 gene encoding NCK-interacting protein with SH3 domain, which yields MDDNNAARLAADSYEMVKALYDFKATFAKTLSFREGEFFILLQRNVKQKNWWQVVNRGGRLGYIPSNYITSVKAQPQFLIDFLEDCILTLETEIKKDGDSVQPDKQDLLAKLVERKKQVELIKKSKRQAPKPPELDCGIVPKETHSVTACDNTEADVRSAPSNASYATAQTTLRGNNTDHVETNAQCQRPNGDEQRVQSLPRQSSSDIVQKIQLPPITEVRKSSSQGSIQNVSSSSSIKSNSPAKTSSPTKSNSLQAINSRSAYQLLDQVRKNTQLSHEMSKVAVTVVVSSLRQLLPETVSHYLDALLHQLQTPLTVSKMSIEETYDANRLKIIFTELTSCKEDSQQRSWMLYEDESIIVEYIKELTEILTNADVNVSRYVLRQDRYNGVTILVQYYQMETRWTIRQLLLQSFGVMCSLDPVVLTIMLNSILPMELARDMKSNPRNVLRLNYSSLLLTMIFSMGEPMPVTHLEQLGTDFISFLLDLIETPPDTDLEDQIPDLFINLILSYNLQFTTSENIVLNALRERTVAKTFTEKILFLFNREEDPVRIFDHEPQPPHSVLKLFVDLFSNDAIASLFYTNDVKVLIDIILRQLFDMFPGDKRRQYLELCRRVLRTSNYNEHRHRSGDLLKCFTRIFCEETAESHEDQQVVREISNEFPHLFRM from the exons ATGGACGATAACAACGCGGCGAGGTTAG CTGCAGACAGCTACGAAATGGTCAAGGCCCTTTACGACTTCAAGGCCACGTTTGCCAAGACTCTCAGCTTCCGGGAGGGTGAATTTTTTATCCTGCTCCAGCGTAATGTCAAGCAGAAAAACTGGTGGCAAGTTGTAAACAGAGGGGGACGTCTAGGCTACATACCATCCAACTATATTACCTCCGTAAAG GCGCAGCCCCAGTTTCTGATTGACTTTTTGGAAGACTGTATACTGACTTTGGAGACGGAAATTAAGAAAGACGGCGACTCGGTGCAACCCGACAAACAGGATCTCTTAGCGAAGCTAGTAGAAAGGAAGAAACAAGTCGAATTGATCAAAAAGTCTAAAAGACAAGCGCCTAAACCACCAGAATTAGATTGCGGCATTGTTCCTAAAGAAACACATTCCGTGACTGCTTGCGACAATACAGAAGCGGATGTTAGATCGGCGCCAAGCAATGCTTCTTACGCAACGGCACAGACAACCCTTCGCGGCAATAACACGGATCACGTTGAAACAAACGCGCAATGTCAACGGCCAAATGGGGACGAGCAACGTGTGCAATCGCTTCCTCGTCAGTCGTCTTCGGACATTGTGCAGAAAATCCAGTTACCACCGATTACGGAAGTTCGTAAAAGCTCCTCCCAGGGTAGCATACAAAATGTATCCAGCAGCTCGTCAATTAAAAGCAATTCGCCCGCTAAGACCAGCTCGCCGACTAAGAGCAATTCCTTGCAAGCCATTAATTCGCGAAGCGCTTACCAACTGCTCGATCAAGTACGCAAAAATACTCAACTTAGTCACGAAATGTCAAAAGTAGCAGTCACAGTCGTAGTGTCTAGCCTGCGGCAGTTGCTGCCAGAAACTGTAAGTCATTATCTCGATGCTTTGCTGCATCAGCTACAAACACCATTGACCGTGTCAAAAATGAGTATAGAAGAAACTTACGATGCTAATaggttgaaaattatttttactgaaTTGACTTCGTGCAAGGAAGATTCACAGCAAAGAAGTTGGATGCTTTACGAAGATGAATCCATAATCGTGGAATACATCAAAGAATTGACTGAAATATTG actAATGCCGATGTAAATGTGTCGAGATATGTTTTAAGGCAAGATCGATACAATGGCGTAACAATATTGGTACAATATTATCAGATGGAGACGAGGTGGACCATTAGACAACTGTTGCTGCAATCATTTGGCGTTATGTGCAGTTTAGATCCAGTGGTTCTAACtataatgttaaatagtaTTTTACCAATGGAACTAGCGAG AGATATGAAGAGTAATCCCAGGAATgtattaagattaaattattcttcgtTACTGCTTACAATGATTTTTTCAATGGGCGAACCCATGCCAGTTACACATTTAG AACAGCTTGGTACAGACTTTATATCATTCCTATTGGACCTAATAGAAACACCACCTGATACGGATCTAGAAGATCAAATCCCGGACTTGTTTATAAACTTGATATTATCCTACAACTTGCAATTTACAACGTCTGAGAATATTGTTCTAAACGCCTTACGTGAGCGAACTGTAGCTAAAACTTTCACtgaaaaaatcttatttcttttcaacAGAGAAG AGGATCCGGTACGGATATTTGACCACGAGCCACAGCCGCCGCACTCTGTGCTGAAACTTTTTGTCGACTTGTTCAGTAATGATGCCATAGCAAGTCTCTTCTACACCAATGATGTGAAAGTTCTTATTGATATTATACTACGACAACTTTTCGATATGTTCCCGGGTGATAAG CGTAGGCAGTATCTGGAGCTTTGCCGCCGTGTTCTACGCACGTCCAATTATAATGAGCATCGCCATCGATCTGGAgacttattaaaatgttttacaag AATATTTTGCGAGGAGACAGCAGAGAGTCACGAAGACCAACAAGTCGTACGCGAAATTAGCAACGAATTTCCACATTTGTTCAGAATGTGA
- the Taf5 gene encoding transcription initiation factor TFIID subunit 5, protein MDNEKSTMIAVLQLLKKYNFKGTEELFRKEANLTDVSIDDAQQSDSDVTSVLSAYKSEGDPAQYEKAYSELKKFVEGALDIYKHELGTILYPVLVHMYLELVYNNHSKEAKQLMEKFSGNLEEYYQDDLKRLSNVTKREQMAGNELTDTFKSNQFIIRMSRDTLSILKRHLQEKKYSVLLNIIQEHLYFDMYEGVARNKQQIEATSGALVGEATRQDNKAKVFYGLLKEPDIQPPAEEEEKCDDTGGGDGDKPKKKKVKKDPLFSKKTKSDPNAPPVGRMPLPNLKDADKLEKIKALREASKRVVLGPDTLPSICFYTMLNTTYTITAAEIAEDSSLLATGFSDSGIKVWSLLPQKLRMMKTGEQLQDITREAEDVLVRMMDERTSETVRHLYGHSGPIYSLSFSPDRNLLLSSSEDTTIRLWSLHTWTCVVCYKGHLFPVWCVRFSPHGYYFASASNDKTARLWATDSHQPLRIFAGHYSDVDVIQFHPNSNYVASGSSDMTVRLWDCVTGSQVRLMTGHKEPIFSLVFSIEGRFLASAGADHRVLMWDLAHGHLVAALSGHTANIHCLSFSRDGNILVSGSLDYTLKLWDFTKLAEEMSLEDVNVSHNPDVKTNSESYLLRTFPTKNTSVLALHFSRRNLLLGVGMFDSG, encoded by the exons ATGGATAACGAGAAGAGTACTATGATCGCTGTTTTGCAGCTTTTGAAGAAGTATAATTTTAAG ggAACCGAGGAATTGTTTAGAAAGGAAGCTAATCTCACCGATGTCTCGATTGACGACGCACAGCAATCTGATTCCGACGTGACCAGCGTCCTTTCTGCTTACAAGAGCGAGGGAGATCCTGCGCAATATGAGAAAGCATACAGTGAATTGAAAAAGTTTGTGGAAGGAGCTTTGGACATTTATAAG CATGAGTTGGGAACCATATTGTATCCAGTTTTGGTGCACATGTATTTGGAATTGGTTTATAATAATCATTCCAAAGAGGCGAAGCAACTCATGGAGAAGTTCAGTGGGAACTTAGAAGAGTATTATCAGGATGACTTGAAGAGATTGTCCAACGTAACAAAACGAGAGCAAATGGCAGGGAATGAATTAACTGACACTTTTAA ATCTAATCAGTTTATAATCAGAATGTCGAGGGATACCCTTTCGATACTAAAACGACATTtgcaagaaaagaaatatagcgTTTTACTAAACATCATACAGGAGCATCTTTACTTTGATATGTACGAGGGCGTTGCTCGCAATAAACAACAGATAGAAGCAACGTCTGGAGCTCTGGTGGGAGAGGCTACCAGGCAAG ATAACAAGGCCAAAGTATTTTATGGACTTCTGAAGGAACCTGATATTCAGCCACCCGccgaagaagaggaaaagtGTGATGACACAGGTGGTGGAGATGGAGACAAgccgaagaagaaaaaagtaaagaagGATCCTTTGTTTTCAAAGAAGACAAAATCTGACCCGAATGCACCACCAGTGGGCAGAATGCCGTTGCCTAATCT GAAAGATGCGGATAAACTGGAAAAAATTAAGGCACTGAGGGAAGCATCAAAGAGAGTTGTTCTTGGACCTGACACATTACCATCtatatgtttttatacaaTGTTGAACACTACTTATAC TATAACGGCGGCGGAAATAGCAGAAGACTCAAGTTTATTAGCTACCGGATTTAGTGATTCTGGCATAAAAGTATGGAGTCTACTTCCACAAAAACTGAGGATGATGAAAACGGGCGAACAATTACAGGATATTACTAGAGAAGCAG AGGACGTATTGGTTAGAATGATGGATGAACGAACATCTGAAACTGTGAGACATCTCTATGGCCATAGTGGACCAATTTACAGTCTTTCATTTAGTCCAGATAGAAATCTACTGCTTTCATCATCGGAGGATACTACAA TAAGGCTATGGTCACTGCACACATGGACATGCGTCGTCTGTTACAAAGGTCATCTATTTCCCGTATGGTGTGTAAGATTCTCACCGCATGGTTATTACTTTGCAAGCGCATCGAATGACAAAACTGCCAGATTATGGGCGACTGATTCTCACCAGCCATTACGAATATTTGCTGGCCATTATTCAGATGTTGAT gtaATTCAATTTCATCCAAATTCGAATTATGTTGCAAGCGGTTCAAGCGACATGACTGTAAGATTATGGGATTGTGTAACTGGCAGTCAAGTCCGATTGATGACTGGGCATAAAGAACcgattttttctttagttttctCAATAGAGGGTCGATTTTTAGCTTCAGCCGGTGCGGATCATCGTGTCCTCATGTGGGATTTAGCACACGGCCACCTTGTCGCTGCCTTATCCGGCCACACGGCTAATATTCACTGTCTATCGTTTAGTCGAGATGGCAATATTCTAGTCTCAG GTTCCTTAGATTACACACTGAAATTATGGGACTTCACAAAGTTAGCGGAAGAGATGAGCTTGGAAGATGTCAATGTTTCGCACAATCCAGATGTAAAAACTAACTCGGAATCTTATCTACTGCGTACCTTTCCGACGAAAAATACATCTGTCCTGGCGCTACATTTTTCACGTAGAAATTTACTGCTAGGCGTCGGCATGTTCGACTCGGGATAA
- the Tup gene encoding insulin gene enhancer protein ISL-1 isoform X1, which produces MQRVGAAGGPGPIGFQGPPRSLKISPVNIQDEPADPTQKGKSSHCVGCGGRIHDQWILRVAPNLEWHAACLKCAECQQFLDEKCTCFVRDGKTYCKRDYVRLFGTKCDKCSQCFSKNDYVMRAKTKIYHVECFRCSACMRRLETGDEFALRQDGLFCRHDHDALEGGKHCTGVVGIPGSENNNNASLTNNNHHLHPNDGSMSDSGSESGSHKAGVGGVRGSGGHKSGGGSDGKPTRVRTVLNEKQLHTLRTCYAANPRPDALMKEQLVEMTGLSPRVIRVWFQNKRCKDKKKTIAMKAQMQEKRFLFQDGRKLGFGGMHGIPMVASSPVRHESPIGMTPLEVQAYQPPWKALSEFALHTDLERLDPNAPSFHHLVSQMHGYDLHGGPPQLAPPPGMLGGPMSDGGGGPLPPPGPHHPGGGPDMGQHPDSTDSYVTYVESDSDSFHHDTGSP; this is translated from the exons AAGGCAAAAGCTCGCACTGCGTTGGCTGCGGCGGTCGAATTCACGACCAGTGGATCCTGAGGGTAGCGCCTAATCTGGAATGGCACGCGGCTTGTTTAAAGTGTGCCGAGTGTCAACAGTTTCTGGACGAGAAATGCACCTGTTTCGTGCGGGACGGCAAAACTTACTGCAAGCGTGATTACGTTAG GTTGTTCGGCACGAAGTGCGACAAGTGTAGCCAGTGTTTTAGCAAAAATGACTATGTGATGAGAGCGAAAACTAAGATCTATCATGTGGAGTGCTTTCGTTGTTCCGCATGCATGAGGCGGCTCGAGACCGGCGACGAGTTCGCTCTGAGGCAGGACGGCCTCTTCTGTCGGCACGATCACGATGCCCTCGAGGGCGGAAAGCACTGCACCGGAGTTGTCGGTATACCCGGAAGCGAGAATAACAATAACGCCTCCCTGACGAACAACAATCATCATCTACACCCGAACGACGGCTCGATGTCAG ATTCCGGATCCGAGAGCGGATCGCATAAGGCGGGCGTCGGTGGCGTTCGCGGTTCCGGTGGCCACAAAAGTGGCGGCGGTTCCGACGGAAAGCCGACGAGGGTACGCACGGTTCTCAACGAGAAGCAGTTGCACACCCTCAGAACCTGCTACGCGGCGAATCCCCGCCCGGACGCCCTAATGAAGGAACAGCTCGTCGAAATGACGGGGCTGAGTCCACGCGTGATCAGGGTGTGGTTCCAGAACAAGAGGTGCAAAGACAAGAAGAAGACGATCGCCATGAAGGCGCAAATGCAGGAGAAG CGCTTTTTATTTCAGGACGGTCGTAAATTGGGCTTCGGCGGCATGCATGGCATACCCATGGTTGCCAGCAGCCCCGTGAGACACGAGAGCCCTATCGGCATGACGCCTCTGGAAGTTCAGGCTTATCAACCACCGTGGAAGGCGCTTTCGGAGTTTGCGCTTCATACGGACTTGGAACGGCTGGATCCCAACGCGCCGTCGTTCCACCATTTGGTGTCCCAG ATGCACGGCTACGACTTGCACGGAGGACCACCGCAATTGGCACCCCCGCCGGGGATGCTCGGCGGACCGATGAGCGACGGTGGGGGCGGGCCGTTACCGCCCCCGGGGCCTCATCATCCGGGTGGCGGACCGGACATGGGCCAGCATCCCGACAGCACCGACAGCTACGTGACCTACGTCGAGAGTGACAGTGACTCGTTTCACCACGATACGGGAAGTCCATAG